Proteins encoded by one window of Venturia canescens isolate UGA chromosome 2, ASM1945775v1, whole genome shotgun sequence:
- the LOC122407328 gene encoding uncharacterized protein yields MGSVLSACKDNDELVNRLVYHNHISSRRVERAFRAVDRGDYISPSDLESAYRDMTSKVDNIHLSAPCVYGKVMERLSLKPGLSFLNIGSGTGYLSTIAAFILGDNGTNHGIEMHEDCFTYAQEHLEEFKRKSLDVDVFEFCEPVFTHGNFLNVIPNRQYDRVYCGAACPEIHEKFVKQFVKIGGILVMPKEDLLVRAKKTGEDTWQNNGMIPVSFASLMSPEDGNDQCLLQLPLCTPKSLQELCRSLIRRHLRAIVWAENKDFEEKQPVVPPPSMPMFPALSAWNSSLVIPIVDNDLPLQGEGIPESVQIAMNSSMRSILTECLRPFVSLESDDSSDDLESDDLFAPRRAMRPYSMREQSNSETRERDTSERDEYGFDGELEEDQDGEEEEDEDILGYAVPHCEESEETQNVTTEEETEKGCDKKENARDVKVVEEGEKNDEPSGSNRGQSTSCSIKRNASEKSSSSSEEDLDSADEDMSDGTIEALLQGDMLKKRRMLNIMENSNSIVSFSDDDNDDESSAPFMVSSVLKNLQYVSNKVRSLVRGNGDACPACSVVEPEKVEDKKDRIINVDSSDASSNEDEYDETNKANNRRDHRAGLKRRFERKALSSGSDGGSNFGKKLNLSESNDLGEISPSTVNSSPSSSAKKSSTSGYSFLTGPNSSNDDVQSDSDSDTYFSHRESNLFVEGVSYKKTHVIKKDVFASCMKQKVSQLPIPPPLRLYINYNREFV; encoded by the exons ATGGGGTCTGTATTGAGCGCCTGCAAGGACAATGACGAACTTGTCAATCGACTTGTGTATCACAACCACATAAGTAGCAGAAGAGTGGAAAGAGCATTCAGGGCGGTAGACAGAGGAGATTACATATCACCGTCGGATCTTGAATCTGCTTACCGGGATATGACCTCTAAAGTTGACAATATCCACTTGTCTGCTCCCTGCGTTTATGGTAAAGTTATGGAAAGGTTGTCCCTCAAGCCAGGTTTGAGCTTTCTCAATATTGGATCTGGTACTGGATATCTCAGCACTATCGCCGCATTCATTTTAG GTGACAATGGGACCAATCACGGCATAGAGATGCACGAGGACTGTTTCACATACGCTCAAGAGCACCTCGAAGAATTTAAGCGGAAGTCTCTGGATGTGgacgtttttgaattctgtgAGCCAGTCTTCACTCATG gaaattttttGAACGTTATACCAAACAGACAGTACGACAGAGTTTATTGTGGCGCTGCCTGTCCTGAAATCCACGAAAAGTttgtaaaacaatttgttaAAATCGGTGGAATTCTCGTTATGCCAAAGGAGGATCTGCTGGTCAGAGCCAAAAAAACAGGAGAAGACACGTGGCAAAATAATGGAATGATTCCGGTCTCGTTTGCGAGTCTAATGTCACCGGAAGACGGAAATGATCAATGTCTCCTCCAACTac CTTTATGTACACCGAAGAGTCTTCAAGAATTGTGTCGTAGCTTAATAAGGCGCCATTTACGGGCAATAGTGTGGGCCGAGAATaaagattttgaagaaaaacagCCGGTAGTACCTCCACCGAGCATGCCCATGTTCCCAGCTTTGTCAGCGTGGAATTCTAGCTTGGTCATCCCAATAGTCGACAATGATC TGCCCCTACAGGGGGAAGGTATTCCGGAGTCTGTGCAGATTGCCATGAATTCCTCGATGCGTTCGATACTCACGGAATGTCTTCGACCTTTCGTATCGTTGGAATCAGATGATTCTTCGGATGATTTGGAATCGGACGATTTGTTCGCTCCGCGCCGTGCCATGCGTCCATATTCGATGAGGGAACAATCGAATTCAGAAACTCGGGAGAGAGATACATCCGAAAGAGACGAATATGGATTCGATGGGGAGCTGGAGGAGGATCAGGATGGTGAAGAGGAGGAAGACGAGGATATACTGGGTTATGCGGTCCCTCATTGCGAAGAAAGCGAAGAAACTCAAAACGTAACTACGGAAGAGGAAACAGAAAAAGGTTGCGACAAGAAAGAGAATGCGAGAGACGTAAAGGTCGTCGAGGAAGGGGAAAAGAATGATGAGCCGAGTGGAAGTAATCGCGGTCAATCGACGAGTTGTAGCATAAAACGTAACGCATCCGAAAAATCGAGTAGTAGCTCGGAGGAGGATTTGGATTCCGCTGATGAAGATATGAGCGACGGCACTATTGAGGCGCTGCTTCAAGGAGATATGCTTAAAAAAAGGCGAATGTTAAATATTATGGAAAATTCGAATAGCATCGTGTCCTTCAGCGACGACGATAACGATGATGAATCTTCGGCGCCGTTCATGGTGTCTTCTGTGCTAAAGAATTTGCAATATGTATCAAACAAAGTGCGGAGTTTAGTGAGAGGTAACGGTGATGCTTGTCCTGCTTGTTCCGTTGTCGAACCCGAAAAGGTCGAAGATAAAAAGGATCGGATAATCAACGTAGATTCTTCGGACGCATCGTCCAACGAGGATGAATACGATGAGACGAATAAAGCGAATAATCGCCGCGACCATCGAGCCGGCCTCAAAAGACGCTTCGAAAGAAAAGCACTGTCTTCGGGAAGCGACGGAGGTTCGAATTTCGGCAAGAAACTCAATCTTTCAGAGTCCAACGACTTGGGCGAAATTTCACCTTCCACAGTAAATAGTTCTCCTTCGAGTTCAGCTAAAAAATCATCAACCTCGGGCTACAGCTTTTTGACGGGCCCCAATTCTTCCAATGACGATGTACAGTCTGATTCTGATAGTGATACCTACTTCAGTCATCGTGAATCGAATCTCTTCGTTGAAGGCGTATCCTACAAGAAGACTCacgttataaaaaaagacGTATTTGCTAGTTGtatgaaacaaaaagtttCGCAGCTTCCTATACCACCGCCCCTTCGCTTGTACATTAATTACAATCGGGAATTCGTTTAA